The genomic segment CCTAAGAATGCCTTCACCAGTCTCGATTGGTTGGCTTGATGGTAATCTATGCTGAGGCTACTACGcagataaatttattaaattcttctcAATATATATACTACTAGATTAATATGGGTATTTATTCTCGGTTAACATATAAGTTGacctaaaaatatctttatcattaaataaaaaaaaaatgtaaataatgGACTTGCCATAAAATCTAAGCGATTAATGACTTAagctaaacaatatttttttaaaatgaaccaGTTATGCTCCTGGTTTAGTGTAAATGATGGATACCATGTATTCATtggaaaagttatttttttatttaattttttaacacatcaatctaaaaattattaataaaatatagttaagAAAAAGTTTTACATAATATACACTAAACACTAAGGGAAAGAAGTTCATGAATCTTCATTGTTCATATAAACTGTAAAGCTTTtttatttctgtattttttaaaaaaatatttcaattccATCTTTCAATAGCTTTCCTCCTTTTAATTCCAACATTCAATAACCTAATTAGATATAATTAGGTTTATAATTATAGTAGAACTACCAAAGTAAAAGTTTGAAGATTGCAAagtaaaacatgaagaaaattatATGGCTAACCCTAGTTTTGTAATAATTTgtattttgatacaaaaaattattttatttattttttagtttttgggttagAAAGATAGAGAAACTCGCTAGAAAACAATAATTGAGGAAGAAAATTAGTGGTTTTCACAATTTCGGCAATCAAAATAGTGATGTCAAAAAGTTTCATTCgatgaaaaaaatttgagaacaATGATTTTCCCCTTTAAACATGGTTGGACAAATAGATTGAGTtcgaatttgattttttttattcatttgatttttgttttttgagtcATTTTAGGGTTgtttatattggttttttattgaattttttattgtttttttcttcgaattcatccttaaatatttagttgattttgaattaatttttatttttttattagataattaaataaaaaaatatgatgaaacCGAATAAAGTCCATGATCCATGCAACGAGTTTAAGAAATTAACCCAAAATACATGTTTTAATTCAATATCTTATCatcttgatatttaaaaaaatatatcattttaattttttttaaaaaaagccatTTAACCTGAGGCAAAAAATTTACTACACTTTTCTACCTCGAATTTTATTGTCAAACACGAAGAGAACAAGAGTTTCTATTTCATCCATCATTTCAAATACAAATTAATCTTGTCTCCTACCGTATCATTCCGAGTTTCCGACCATCGCATCCCCAACATCTTATTTCCGAACCAAACCCAACCTATAATTACAGTTCTAGGTCGTGTGTAGGGACTTTGGTCCGAAACTTGAAAACATTCCTTTTTCCAGGcagaaagcaaaataaaacttgtttaaattaagaattttttcagAAAGGAAACATAAGTAAATCACAAGGAGGAATAATCGAGATAACTTTTTATctgctaaaaaaattcaagttttaataattttaatttatttaattattatataatgaaaGATAATACCGTTATATAGTTTTGCAAATCCACCCTTTCCCTTTCAAATCTCTGACATTCAATTTTAAACCATCTTTTGCTATTTAATCTCCATTTTCATGAACCccaaaaataacaatttcattcTAGTTTATTTGAATCTCACAATAATATGCCCAAATACCCATTATACCCTTCATCATATCTGGATTTATtagcaaagttattaaattttacataacatcatttttttaaaaatgatatattttttacttttttaaatcaaatcaagttttgacAAATTTATCCAATCTTGAATTAACTTAtctaattctaaaaatttaaccaaattaacttttaattaatttttaaaattcgcACGAGTTAAATCTGATAACAAACCGGATCTAAATTGATCCGTTGAGCCGAGCCAAATTTCGTAATACGTGGCACCACAACTCGCAAGCAATTCACCGATAAAAAACGAAATCCCCCACCAACCGGTCCAACCCTACCCTGGAAATCTAAAATCATCCATTAAAATCCTGGACTTGTCACAATATTCAAACTAGGCTACCAATTAAAACCTACCACGTCACCTATTCATTCTAATCCCAAAACTTGCCCTTTTTAGCCCCGGCCTCCAAGTTCATTCTCCCGCAAGCTtcttattaaaagaaataaaaaattcaaaatccccGCTGCTCTCAAAATTTCAAAACCCTCCCTCGCTTTCTCCGTTGTCCTTTTTCCCCTATAAAAAACCACACCCGCTCACTCACCTCTACTCAccacaaaaaaccctaatttatctctttagaacaaaaacaaaacaagcctCCAAAATGCCTGCAATCCCAGAAGAGCCCCTCCTCGCTGAAAACCCAGACCGCTTCTGTATGTTCCCAATTCAATATCCATCAATCTGGGAGATGTACAAGAAAGCTGAAGCCTCATTTTGGACGGCTGAAGAGGTCGATCTCTCTTCAGATGTCGGTCACTGGGAAAACCTGACTCCTGATGAGAAACACTTCATCTCTCACGTCCTTGCCTTCTTCGCCGCCTCTGATGGAATCGTCCTCGAGAATATCGCCGGGCGTTTCATGAAAGAAGTCCAAGTCTCGGAGGCGCGTGCTTTCTACGGGTTCCAGATCGCGATTGAGAATATCCACTCAGAGATGTACAGTCTTTTGTTGGAGACCTACATCAAGGATTCTACTGAGAAGAACCGTCTGTTTCATGCCATTGAGACGGTGCCGTGTGTGGCTAAGAAGGCGGAGTGGGCTTTACGGTGGATCGACGGAGGCGAGAGTTTTGCGGAGAGGTTAATTGCTTTTGCTTGCGTGGAAGGGATATTTTTCTCGGGGAGTTTTTGTGCgatattttggttaaaaaaacgtGGGCTAATGCCGGGCCTGACCTTCTCGAACGAGTTGATCTCGCGAGATGAAGGGCTTCATTGTGATTTCGCGTGTCTCCTTTACAGCCTGTTGAGGAAGAAGTTGAGCGAGGAGCGCGTGAAGGGGATAGTGAAGGAAGCTGTGGATATAGAGAGGGAGTTTGTGGTGGACTCGCTACCATGCGCGTTGGTGGGGATGAATGGGGAGTTGATGAGTCAGTATATTGAGTTTGTAGCTGATAGGCTGCTGGGTGCGCTTGGGTGCGGGAAGGTGTACAATGTGGCTAATCCATTTGATTGGATGGAGTTGATATCCTTGCAAGGGAAGACAAATTTCTTCGAGAAAAGAGTCGGAGAGTATCAAAAGGCTTCAGTTATGTCTAGTATTAATGGGAATGGTGGCAATCATGTGTTCAAGATGGATGAGGATTTTTAGAGTCCTTGTGGGctcatgtttttatctaattatatgctctgcttctgcttctgcttcgtttaattttttgttttgctcgAGGAATAGTAAATGGCAAGTTGCCTTTTGATGTCTTTGTAAATGCTCAATCTTTTTGTGTTAATTTAGACCttaaatgtgtttttaatattatggtgccttgagtttttatataatgtatttgtttttttttcaagaaaatgtattcaaatttttaatttttgacatgaatatattaaaataattgaaaaacattaatttggttttttgtatttttcaaaatgtatttaaacacaattttaaataaaaaaacaaactcaactATAATTAATTGCGTTGTGCTATTTTTCGAACTTCCATTTCCAgactcaaatttcaaaatcGCCCGCCATAAAAACCACCGCCAAATCATacaaattctttcaaaaaaattggaCCCGAAAGCTCTGCCTCCAAAGTTCAAATCTACTCTCCTATTTGTAAAGTTTCCTCTCCGACCAATTCTATTATGTATATGCAATGCTGTCCTAAATTGGTTAAAGGCTCGGGTTACGTGCTTGCAAGGTTAACCTTCAAATGATatcacttgattttttcaagtttttttctataaatataacaccgatgttatatatatatatatatatatatatatataaatttagagTTGACTTGAATGAGTCAGCttggttttttgatttgattaatctCAGGTTAGTAAATTAaagtgcacctcttgtaagagtctGGAACAACCagggttttactcactcacctgggCCTACAAAATGCGCTTTTTGAGAGATGAGGTTTTctcgaattcaaaaaaaaaaaaagttagtaaattaaaatgaaactaGGTTTAGTTCAAGTTCTGAATTAGCAGATTATTGGTCAATTTTGTGAGTTGAGCTGTGTTTAATAATCATGAATCTCTCATCTCATATCTATTGGGTTTGATGAATTTCAAACTGttaatagaaattaattttgaccacGTTTCTTAAAtggttttattgatttaaaatattcaaataagtttttcaaaaattgaagtttatgctttatataattcttttagttaattttttatatataatataagattaaagaaaaactttagtaaaaaatatgttatttcgagcgtgtttggtagtgtggttgcgagtgcttttcaaatagcttttcgtgctgaaatgcatgtcaatgatatttttttattttttaaaaattatttttgacatcagcacatcaaaacgatccaaaacgtacaaaccgcactcaattttagcaaaaaaaaattttcaaattttaatgaaacgcagttacaaacacaatgccaaacggTCCAAAGCTTCTCGTATTCTTCTATTTTCATTGATAAAACAATCtctatcttttccttttccttttctttacacttgaaagttgaaaccaCGGCTTCATTTAAGTAGTGTGTACTGGTATAatagtgttgttttttaaaatgttttttattaaaataatacatcaaaataatatatatttttattttttaaaatttatttttgataccagcacatcaaaatgatccaaaaacatataaaaaaaatatttgaagaaaaaaattatttttttaaaagcacgaCACAACCACAAAGACAAACAATCACTTAGCAGACACTGGTAAGATTTATCACGTTATATGGCGTGCTACCTTTCAACATATTAGAGAAGTTTTTTCACAACATTCACCAAACATGCATTGAAAATAATAAGCAAGTGTTATTAGCGCATTTTCAAgcagtgagttttttttttcaaaatgcacatgtgtttgtttttaaatattgagatggtAGCATATTACATCAATACGGGTTTACTCATCAAATATACATCCTAGGTGATAGACTCAACTTGGttcaattactttatttttttaaaactatattttattcaattatataataataaattgctcacagaaaatttggattttttttataaaaaataagacaattgattgcacaaatttttttaattaaaaataataaaaaaaaactataatcttATTGGAAACAAACTAAAACTTTAATAGAATCTAAAAGAACAACAACTAAgtttattaaagaaattaataaagtgATATATCTAATTTATATCTagttatttaatttctaattaaataaataaacaatagagAAATAAAGGTATGGTGCGCATGTTTAGTAGGCCTAACACTCTTGGTCCACTAAAATTCAGGCTAAGTGAGTGGACCTAAAAGTACAAGCCTATGAGTAtggacttgaatttttttaatgggcTGATGTTGTGAATGACACATAgcttgcaataaaaaataaagtgttttaATTTTAGGAGTAGATGATGCATCGTCTATTAATCTAGTTTATAATCACCTAGTTTACTTAACAGTTTAATTTCCAAATCGGCGAGATGAAAAGGGATTCTTAGAAAAATTCTATGGCAAATTTAAGCAAAAGGCCAtgacaccattttttttatttataaaaagggttctcatatttctttgttttaatttcggTCCctcattttcaatatttttcaaagaataaaatcatattttttttcatgaaatagaACACC from the Populus nigra chromosome 1, ddPopNigr1.1, whole genome shotgun sequence genome contains:
- the LOC133681155 gene encoding ribonucleoside-diphosphate reductase small chain-like, with translation MPAIPEEPLLAENPDRFCMFPIQYPSIWEMYKKAEASFWTAEEVDLSSDVGHWENLTPDEKHFISHVLAFFAASDGIVLENIAGRFMKEVQVSEARAFYGFQIAIENIHSEMYSLLLETYIKDSTEKNRLFHAIETVPCVAKKAEWALRWIDGGESFAERLIAFACVEGIFFSGSFCAIFWLKKRGLMPGLTFSNELISRDEGLHCDFACLLYSLLRKKLSEERVKGIVKEAVDIEREFVVDSLPCALVGMNGELMSQYIEFVADRLLGALGCGKVYNVANPFDWMELISLQGKTNFFEKRVGEYQKASVMSSINGNGGNHVFKMDEDF